A region of Malaciobacter marinus DNA encodes the following proteins:
- a CDS encoding response regulator, translating to MSSNLIINKEYDVLIVEDEPILAMAMKLKLKKFGLNVSNIATSPNDAILYAQNNYPDLAIVDINLNSSKTGIEVANYLWKNFNIPIIFLTSYYNDKILSEAMEAEPYAYLIKPCRNEELKVAINTAMHKHQYFFKNKKVFKNKENDFLYLKENIKYNKTTCELFIDDNIIKLTKNEKKLFYILTKEAGKVINFDTIFNFIWREDVYDLSKLRSLIYRLKNKLGFNPFENLYEEGYRVNVIKKNI from the coding sequence TTGTCTAGCAATTTAATTATAAATAAAGAGTATGATGTATTAATAGTCGAAGATGAACCAATCTTGGCAATGGCTATGAAATTAAAATTAAAAAAATTTGGACTTAATGTGAGTAATATTGCAACTTCTCCAAATGATGCGATTTTATATGCACAAAATAATTATCCTGATCTTGCTATTGTTGACATAAATTTAAATTCATCAAAAACAGGAATTGAAGTAGCAAATTATCTTTGGAAGAATTTTAATATTCCTATTATTTTTCTTACTTCATATTACAACGATAAAATTTTAAGTGAAGCAATGGAGGCAGAGCCTTATGCTTATTTGATAAAACCTTGTAGAAATGAAGAGTTAAAAGTTGCAATTAATACAGCAATGCATAAGCATCAATACTTTTTTAAGAATAAAAAAGTATTTAAAAACAAAGAAAACGATTTTTTATATTTAAAAGAAAATATAAAATATAATAAAACAACTTGTGAATTATTTATTGATGATAATATCATCAAATTAACAAAAAATGAAAAAAAACTTTTTTATATATTAACAAAAGAAGCGGGGAAAGTGATAAACTTTGATACTATTTTCAATTTTATATGGAGAGAAGATGTTTATGATTTGTCTAAATTAAGATCATTAATATATAGATTGAAAAATAAATTAGGTTTTAATCCTTTTGAAAATCTATATGAAGAAGGTTATAGGGTAAATGTTATTAAAAAAAATATTTGA
- a CDS encoding histidine kinase dimerization/phosphoacceptor domain -containing protein, whose protein sequence is MLLKKIFDILSLKHLSFTSKIILSFFVFIIIFSIFRAILILPKIQDKNKKEVIDYVSKTLQLTKVQFQVTGKSLQMQTDLEVKLNKEKIKNELEKINSSTILLEDKKILDFLDKNKIISRCSYRLININSSYNSIKIFNKWIEKNINEQSKSFRNKTVYIYNYKIKNQDKIVSLICSKQDLNPNHWSFEKNLKEYIDTKLLYDASLSSSKTALFWLNPSIVKNNKQVLYTKKDKEKKSRYTLSLLSNVKNIPTGSLSLEQILNSKENIPIEHEINNTKVLTWIIKLNTNIKENRYFLLAHTIDKEDIDKKNNVGITFLLTETLIAVGLSFFIILLFIKRILKNIEKVTKTAIQVNQGKKNIRCNVKDEDDIGILGQAFDSMLDFFENSIKTLDKKVEEKTKEITKSLEEKELLLKEIHHRVKNNLALTIGLIELQEEEVKDEKTKKVLIDIQERIFTMELLHRKLYESSNINDIFFDEYVIDLIEVISSSYDIEKKVKTNIVVNKIKLNIEKAMPCGLVLNELITNSYKYAFNNNDNAKLDITINKKSSDLVIIVKDNGCGLKKDFDEICDDTLGLKLVFSIVKYQLFGQVKYEYDNGAKFIIKIQL, encoded by the coding sequence ATGTTATTAAAAAAAATATTTGACATATTAAGTTTAAAGCATTTATCTTTTACTTCAAAAATTATTTTATCTTTTTTTGTTTTTATTATAATCTTTTCAATATTTAGAGCAATACTTATCTTACCAAAGATTCAAGATAAAAATAAAAAAGAAGTAATAGATTATGTATCAAAAACTCTTCAATTAACAAAAGTACAATTCCAAGTTACTGGAAAATCATTGCAAATGCAAACTGATTTAGAAGTAAAATTAAACAAAGAAAAAATTAAAAATGAATTAGAAAAAATAAACTCAAGTACTATTTTATTAGAAGATAAAAAAATATTAGATTTTTTAGATAAAAATAAAATAATAAGTAGGTGTTCTTATCGTTTAATTAATATAAATTCAAGTTATAATAGTATAAAAATATTTAATAAGTGGATTGAAAAAAATATAAATGAACAAAGTAAATCCTTTAGAAATAAAACTGTATATATATACAATTACAAAATTAAAAATCAAGATAAAATAGTATCTCTTATTTGTTCTAAACAAGATTTAAATCCTAATCATTGGAGTTTTGAAAAAAATTTAAAAGAGTATATTGATACTAAGTTATTATATGATGCAAGTTTAAGTAGTTCAAAAACAGCTCTTTTTTGGCTAAATCCAAGTATTGTGAAAAATAATAAACAAGTTTTATATACTAAAAAAGATAAAGAAAAAAAGAGTAGATATACACTAAGTTTACTCTCAAATGTAAAAAATATTCCAACAGGTAGTTTGAGTTTAGAACAAATTTTAAATTCAAAAGAGAATATCCCAATTGAACATGAAATAAATAATACGAAAGTATTAACTTGGATAATTAAATTAAATACTAATATAAAAGAGAATAGATACTTTTTATTAGCTCATACTATTGATAAAGAAGATATTGATAAAAAGAATAATGTGGGAATAACTTTTTTATTAACTGAGACCTTAATTGCAGTTGGATTAAGTTTTTTTATAATTTTATTATTTATAAAAAGAATATTGAAAAATATTGAAAAAGTTACAAAAACAGCAATACAAGTAAATCAAGGAAAGAAAAATATTAGATGTAATGTAAAAGATGAAGATGACATAGGTATTTTAGGCCAAGCATTTGATTCTATGCTTGATTTTTTTGAAAATAGTATTAAAACTTTAGATAAAAAAGTTGAAGAGAAAACAAAAGAAATAACAAAATCTTTAGAAGAAAAAGAGCTACTTTTAAAAGAGATACATCATAGAGTTAAAAATAACTTAGCTTTAACAATTGGACTAATTGAGTTACAAGAAGAAGAGGTTAAAGATGAAAAAACCAAAAAAGTACTTATAGATATTCAAGAAAGAATTTTTACAATGGAGCTTTTGCATAGAAAACTTTATGAATCATCAAATATTAATGATATATTTTTTGATGAGTATGTGATTGATTTAATTGAAGTTATATCTTCTTCTTATGATATTGAAAAAAAAGTTAAAACTAATATTGTAGTAAATAAAATAAAATTAAATATAGAAAAAGCAATGCCCTGTGGTTTAGTTTTAAATGAGTTAATAACGAACTCATATAAATATGCTTTTAATAATAATGATAATGCAAAATTAGATATTACTATAAATAAAAAGAGTAGTGATTTAGTAATAATAGTAAAAGATAATGGTTGTGGTTTAAAAAAAGATTTTGATGAAATTTGTGATGATACTTTGGGATTAAAACTTGTTTTTTCAATTGTAAAATATCAATTATTTGGGCAAGTAAAATATGAATATGATAATGGTGCAAAATTTATTATAAAAATACAACTATAG
- a CDS encoding lysophospholipid acyltransferase family protein, protein MVNVEEEILKKFPKIKQKGNFLSNSVLKIAKKIVHEEHINEFLTKNSHLIGFEFVDAVLDYFDFDYTVSSNNLQNIPTSGKVVIIANHPLGGLDALCLLKLVGSVRHDVKIVANDFLAGIEALKPLMIPIDNYKKRQSKSDIKAAYEALNKEEAIIIFPAGEVSRASAKGISDPNWSKGFLNFAQNANAAILPIFIDGKNSKVFYTMSIINKTFSTLLLSHEMFKSKSKNINIKIGEIIPSENIIPKGINKRFLVNLYKKHLYSLKKKKRKSFFITQKAIAHPQKKEDIIEELKSAKLIGNTKDGKRIYLYDYNEDSTVLKELGRLRELSFRKVGEGINKKRDTDKYDIYYRHIILWDENDLEIVGSYRIGDGDFINKNLGVKGFYSNSLFKYKNDFSPYLKNSIELGRSFVQPKYWGTRALDYLWYGIGAYLKQNPYIKYMFGPVSISGSFPQVAKDMLIFYYWHYFGIDKNIIEPRLTYQYSTNVQDIKEIFLLNDRKKDFKILKSSLNNMGVTIPTLFKQYSEVCEDGGVKFLGFNVDPDFSNCVDGFILVEINKLKEAQRKRYITNE, encoded by the coding sequence ATGGTTAATGTAGAAGAAGAAATCTTAAAAAAGTTCCCAAAAATTAAGCAAAAAGGAAACTTTTTAAGCAATTCAGTTTTAAAAATTGCAAAAAAAATTGTTCATGAAGAGCATATAAATGAGTTTCTTACAAAAAATTCACACTTAATTGGCTTTGAATTTGTTGATGCAGTTTTAGATTATTTTGATTTTGACTATACGGTATCTAGTAATAATTTACAAAATATTCCAACAAGTGGAAAAGTTGTAATTATCGCAAATCATCCGTTAGGAGGTCTTGATGCCCTTTGTTTACTAAAACTTGTAGGAAGTGTAAGGCATGATGTAAAAATCGTAGCAAATGATTTCCTTGCGGGAATAGAAGCTTTAAAACCTCTTATGATTCCAATTGACAATTATAAAAAAAGACAATCAAAAAGTGATATTAAAGCAGCATATGAAGCTTTAAATAAAGAAGAAGCAATAATTATCTTTCCAGCAGGTGAAGTTAGTCGAGCAAGTGCAAAAGGTATTAGTGATCCAAATTGGAGTAAGGGTTTTTTAAATTTTGCACAAAATGCAAATGCTGCGATTTTACCCATTTTTATTGATGGAAAAAACTCAAAAGTTTTTTATACAATGTCAATAATAAACAAAACCTTTTCAACTCTTTTACTTTCCCATGAGATGTTTAAAAGCAAATCTAAAAATATAAATATTAAAATTGGAGAAATAATTCCAAGTGAAAATATTATTCCAAAAGGAATAAATAAAAGATTTTTAGTAAATTTATATAAAAAACACCTTTATTCACTAAAAAAGAAAAAAAGAAAATCTTTTTTTATTACACAAAAAGCAATAGCTCATCCACAAAAAAAAGAGGATATTATAGAAGAGCTTAAAAGCGCAAAACTAATAGGAAATACAAAAGATGGTAAAAGAATCTACTTATATGATTATAATGAAGACTCAACTGTTTTAAAAGAGTTAGGAAGATTAAGAGAGCTTAGTTTTAGAAAAGTTGGTGAGGGAATAAATAAAAAAAGAGATACTGATAAATATGATATTTATTATAGACATATAATTCTTTGGGATGAGAATGATTTAGAAATAGTAGGTTCATACAGAATTGGTGATGGAGACTTTATAAATAAAAACCTAGGAGTTAAAGGATTTTATTCAAATAGTTTATTTAAATATAAAAATGATTTCTCACCTTATTTAAAAAACTCCATAGAACTTGGAAGAAGTTTTGTTCAACCAAAATATTGGGGAACAAGGGCATTAGATTATTTATGGTATGGAATTGGTGCATATTTAAAACAAAATCCTTATATAAAATATATGTTTGGACCTGTGTCTATTTCAGGCTCTTTTCCTCAAGTTGCAAAAGATATGTTGATTTTTTATTATTGGCATTACTTTGGCATAGACAAAAATATTATAGAGCCTAGACTTACTTATCAATACTCTACAAATGTTCAAGATATAAAAGAGATTTTTTTATTAAATGATAGAAAAAAAGATTTCAAAATTTTAAAATCATCTTTAAATAATATGGGGGTTACTATACCTACACTATTTAAACAATACAGTGAAGTTTGTGAAGATGGTGGTGTAAAGTTTTTAGGTTTCAATGTTGATCCTGATTTTAGTAATTGTGTTGATGGATTTATTTTAGTAGAAATAAATAAGCTTAAAGAGGCGCAAAGAAAAAGATATATAACAAATGAATGA
- a CDS encoding DUF445 domain-containing protein: MNKSFISNFLALLLVVIAYLINNDSLLMIGLFAFSGAVTNAIAVHMLFERVPFLYGSGVVENRFEEFKSGIHSLIMNEFFTKDNLNKFFEDEVASKKSNFDLSSILYKTDFTPAFESLKEAVMNSSFGGMLGMFGGEQALEPLKESFIEKLQSSIISISQNESFQEALHASLSSKDVSEDIHEKVSNIVNKRLDELTPKMVKQIVQKMIKEHLGWLVVWGAVFGGLIGFITTILVG; the protein is encoded by the coding sequence ATGAATAAATCTTTTATCTCAAATTTTTTAGCATTGTTACTAGTAGTAATAGCTTATTTAATAAATAATGATAGTTTATTAATGATTGGATTATTTGCTTTTAGTGGAGCTGTTACAAATGCAATTGCTGTTCATATGTTATTTGAAAGGGTGCCTTTTTTATATGGAAGTGGTGTAGTTGAGAATAGATTTGAAGAGTTTAAAAGTGGAATTCATTCATTAATAATGAATGAATTTTTTACAAAAGATAATTTAAATAAATTTTTTGAAGATGAAGTTGCAAGTAAAAAATCTAACTTTGATTTATCAAGTATCTTATATAAGACTGATTTTACACCTGCTTTTGAGTCTTTAAAAGAAGCAGTTATGAACTCTTCTTTTGGTGGAATGTTAGGAATGTTCGGTGGTGAACAAGCATTAGAACCTTTAAAAGAATCATTTATTGAAAAACTACAAAGTTCAATTATTAGTATTTCACAAAATGAGAGTTTTCAAGAGGCTTTACATGCAAGTTTAAGTAGTAAAGATGTAAGTGAAGATATTCATGAAAAAGTTAGTAATATCGTAAATAAAAGATTAGATGAATTAACTCCTAAAATGGTAAAACAAATAGTTCAAAAGATGATTAAAGAGCATCTTGGTTGGTTAGTTGTTTGGGGAGCTGTTTTTGGTGGATTAATTGGATTTATAACAACGATTTTAGTAGGATAG